A stretch of Pseudomonas sp. LS.1a DNA encodes these proteins:
- a CDS encoding phage tail tube protein: MSSGAKVQLAWIKEVTPGVTPAGDWNVLTRISNGLMPTFNSEENNEIGFTRMSQGTAQTTVDVGGDIETKWRYGALDEFMASCFGSNWSSNQLTMGDDRITFSIASYATDIGVSAIARGVQVATMNFDFPGDNEVTVTTTMAARSWDDKGDNTSFIINAQPEASQRRFSFKDISGLKINGVQVGEDNACVDSFNLQFDNAVQTQRCIGNGNPYPGNIIATTFTPSGAITISWSKMAYELWKAQKTNDAISLEFTIGNADGGYKFLIPEMEVTADWPDGGSTDIIQVELNYTARRVAPTITRLPAPIVVAAVDVTPATLSVAVGDTGDLEVVVTPAGASQQVTWTSSAPAIASVSETGLVTGLAVGTATITATSAADGTKTDTCAVTVTA, encoded by the coding sequence ATGTCGAGCGGAGCCAAGGTCCAGCTGGCCTGGATCAAAGAAGTAACCCCCGGCGTGACGCCGGCCGGCGACTGGAACGTGCTGACGCGCATCAGCAATGGCCTGATGCCGACCTTCAACTCGGAAGAGAACAACGAGATCGGCTTCACCCGCATGTCGCAGGGCACTGCCCAGACTACCGTGGATGTGGGCGGCGACATCGAGACCAAATGGCGCTATGGCGCGCTGGACGAGTTCATGGCCTCCTGCTTCGGCAGCAACTGGTCCAGCAACCAGCTCACCATGGGTGATGACCGTATCACCTTCTCGATCGCCTCCTACGCGACCGACATCGGCGTCTCGGCCATCGCTCGAGGCGTGCAAGTCGCCACCATGAACTTCGATTTCCCCGGCGACAACGAGGTCACGGTCACCACGACCATGGCCGCGCGGTCCTGGGATGACAAGGGCGACAACACGTCGTTCATCATCAACGCCCAGCCCGAGGCCAGCCAGCGCCGATTCAGCTTCAAGGACATCAGCGGCCTGAAGATCAATGGCGTCCAGGTGGGCGAGGACAACGCCTGCGTCGACAGCTTCAACCTGCAGTTCGATAACGCTGTCCAGACCCAGCGCTGCATCGGCAATGGCAACCCGTACCCAGGCAACATCATTGCCACTACCTTTACCCCCTCCGGCGCCATCACCATCAGCTGGTCGAAAATGGCCTACGAGCTGTGGAAGGCCCAGAAGACCAACGACGCTATCAGCCTGGAGTTCACTATCGGCAACGCCGACGGCGGTTACAAGTTCCTGATCCCCGAGATGGAAGTTACCGCTGATTGGCCTGATGGCGGCTCGACCGACATCATCCAGGTGGAATTGAACTACACCGCCCGCCGCGTGGCTCCGACCATTACCCGCCTGCCGGCGCCGATCGTTGTGGCCGCCGTGGATGTCACCCCGGCCACCCTGAGCGTGGCAGTGGGCGACACCGGCGACCTCGAAGTCGTGGTCACTCCAGCCGGTGCCAGCCAGCAGGTCACCTGGACCAGCTCCGCCCCGGCCATCGCCAGCGTGAGCGAGACCGGCCTTGTCACCGGCTTGGCCGTGGGTACCGCCACCATCACCGCGACCAGCGCCGCAGACGGCACCAAGACCGACACCTGCGCTGTCACCGTCACCGCTTAA
- a CDS encoding phage tail terminator-like protein, whose amino-acid sequence MTFEQIRAIVTGRMAQWAGIPASAVDYPNNPQGPFDPAGKPIWARLADVPGLASTPEVGIGPCVRRTGIIMVQLFVPSNKGTLAITKAADTLVQHFEFYSDPTGPFECHAASASTIGDDGHGWYQVNVSVPYRAY is encoded by the coding sequence ATGACCTTCGAACAGATCAGAGCCATCGTCACTGGCCGCATGGCGCAGTGGGCGGGCATTCCAGCATCGGCTGTCGATTACCCGAACAACCCACAGGGCCCGTTCGACCCGGCCGGCAAACCCATCTGGGCTAGGCTGGCGGACGTTCCTGGCTTGGCCAGTACACCAGAGGTCGGCATTGGCCCATGCGTGCGCCGGACCGGCATCATCATGGTTCAGCTGTTCGTGCCCAGCAACAAGGGCACACTGGCGATCACCAAGGCCGCAGATACCCTGGTCCAGCACTTCGAGTTTTACAGCGACCCGACCGGGCCGTTCGAATGCCACGCAGCCTCGGCCAGCACGATCGGCGATGACGGCCATGGGTGGTACCAGGTCAACGTCAGCGTGCCATACCGGGCCTACTGA